A region from the Spirochaeta thermophila DSM 6192 genome encodes:
- a CDS encoding carbohydrate ABC transporter permease, with the protein MNYRQTTRILRSVLTHAVVILLGYVMIYPVLWMIASSLKENSEIFASASLIPRVPSFEAYVRGWKGVGGVSFATFFGNSFFYSTMATVGTLLSSSLVAYGFARIRFRGRAFWFTCMLLTMMLPYQIVMIPQYILFFKLGWVNTFAPLIVPTFFGQPFFIFLMIQFIRGIPLELDESAKIDGCSRFTTFRHIIFPLMSPALVTSAIFQFYWKWDDFLGPLLYLNRPVHYTVSLALRMFSDPTTSTDWAAIFAMGTLSLVPIFLIFMFFQRYLVEGITVSGLKG; encoded by the coding sequence ATGAACTACAGGCAGACGACAAGGATCCTTCGTTCGGTCCTCACCCATGCGGTGGTGATACTCCTGGGGTACGTGATGATCTATCCGGTGCTCTGGATGATCGCAAGCTCCCTCAAGGAGAACTCCGAGATCTTCGCCTCGGCTTCGCTCATTCCCCGTGTCCCTTCCTTCGAGGCCTACGTGCGGGGGTGGAAGGGGGTGGGCGGGGTCTCGTTCGCCACCTTTTTCGGGAACTCCTTCTTCTACTCCACCATGGCGACCGTGGGTACCCTCCTCTCGTCCTCACTGGTTGCCTACGGATTCGCCCGCATCCGCTTCCGGGGACGGGCCTTCTGGTTCACCTGTATGCTCCTCACCATGATGCTCCCCTATCAGATCGTGATGATCCCTCAGTACATTCTCTTCTTCAAATTGGGGTGGGTGAACACCTTCGCCCCCCTCATCGTACCCACCTTCTTCGGTCAGCCCTTCTTCATCTTCCTCATGATCCAGTTCATAAGGGGTATTCCCCTCGAACTGGACGAATCGGCGAAGATCGACGGGTGCAGCAGGTTCACCACCTTCAGACACATCATATTCCCTCTCATGAGCCCCGCCCTGGTGACCAGCGCCATCTTCCAGTTCTACTGGAAGTGGGACGACTTCCTCGGACCCCTCCTCTATCTCAACAGGCCCGTGCACTACACCGTATCGCTCGCCCTGCGGATGTTCTCGGATCCCACCACCTCCACGGACTGGGCCGCCATCTTCGCCATGGGGACCCTCTCTCTCGTCCCCATCTTCCTCATCTTCATGTTCTTCCAGCGATACCTCGTCGAGGGGATCACAGTCTCCGGATTGAAAGGATGA
- a CDS encoding DegT/DnrJ/EryC1/StrS family aminotransferase: MSEASPSYTIPFARPHIGKEEEEAVLRVLRSGWLTTGKEALAFEEEFAKAVGVPHACAVQSATAGLHLALEAVGVREGDLVITTPYTFTATAEVARYLGAEVLFCDIDEKTLTIDPREVERALKDPVVVRKAKVVLPVHLAGRGARMAELLEIARTVGVAVVEDAAHAFPVETPLGTLGTIGDLGVYSFYATKPITTGEGGMVVTASEVYARRVRLMRLHGIDRPVWNRYRTAGAAWYYEVVEPGFKYNMPDILAAIGRVQLRKAWKLREERKRIALRYLEAFATRDYLILPDAPEEHAWHLFILGIREDLLSITRDEYVESLTRRGIGTSVHYIPLFLMPYYRERYHLSPDDFPVSMKVYQRSFSLPLYPGLSDEEVDYVIRSVLETGDAAYRKRP, from the coding sequence ATGAGCGAGGCATCCCCCTCCTACACCATTCCGTTCGCCCGGCCCCACATAGGGAAGGAGGAAGAAGAGGCGGTGCTCAGGGTCCTACGGAGCGGCTGGCTCACCACGGGGAAGGAGGCCCTCGCCTTCGAGGAGGAATTCGCCAAGGCAGTGGGAGTTCCGCATGCGTGCGCAGTACAGTCGGCGACCGCGGGGCTCCACCTGGCCCTCGAGGCCGTGGGTGTCCGGGAAGGGGATCTGGTGATCACCACCCCCTACACTTTCACCGCCACGGCCGAAGTTGCCCGTTACCTCGGGGCGGAGGTCCTCTTCTGCGACATCGATGAGAAGACCCTCACCATCGATCCCCGTGAAGTGGAACGTGCACTGAAGGACCCCGTGGTGGTTCGAAAGGCGAAGGTCGTCCTGCCGGTGCACCTCGCAGGACGCGGGGCCCGGATGGCGGAGCTCCTCGAGATCGCACGCACCGTCGGAGTCGCGGTGGTGGAGGACGCTGCTCATGCCTTTCCAGTGGAGACCCCGCTGGGGACGCTCGGCACCATCGGGGATCTGGGGGTCTACTCCTTCTACGCCACCAAGCCCATCACCACGGGTGAGGGGGGCATGGTGGTCACCGCGAGCGAGGTGTATGCGAGGCGTGTGAGGCTCATGAGGCTCCATGGGATCGACAGGCCCGTATGGAATCGCTATCGAACGGCCGGGGCCGCGTGGTACTACGAGGTGGTGGAACCGGGATTCAAGTACAACATGCCCGACATCCTCGCCGCAATAGGCCGGGTGCAGCTCCGCAAGGCCTGGAAGCTCAGGGAGGAGAGGAAGAGGATCGCCCTCCGCTACCTGGAGGCCTTCGCCACCAGGGACTACCTCATACTTCCCGACGCCCCGGAGGAACACGCCTGGCACTTGTTCATACTTGGGATCAGGGAGGATCTCCTCTCCATCACCCGGGATGAGTATGTCGAAAGCCTCACCCGGCGGGGTATCGGCACATCGGTCCACTATATCCCTCTCTTCCTCATGCCTTACTACCGCGAACGCTATCACCTCTCGCCGGATGATTTCCCCGTCTCCATGAAGGTGTACCAGCGGTCCTTCAGCCTTCCCCTCTATCCCGGTCTCTCGGACGAAGAGGTGGACTACGTGATCCGTTCGGTCCTGGAGACGGGAGACGCCGCCTACAGGAAAAGGCCATGA
- the ligA gene encoding NAD-dependent DNA ligase LigA → MTEQEAKKEIDRLVELLQRADYEYYVLGRPHLTDQEYDSLFDRLKTLEAQFPHLKRADSPTQRVGSDLTVDFPEVAHTIPVLSLDKAYTETEVLSWIEKTERAAGRPLGCVIEEKIDGVSLVLYYRGGILDRAVTRGNGRVGNDITPNARTIRQIPLRIPETGEVVVRGEVYLPLQYFDEINARMEVPYANPRNLAGGVLRRKNSAEVARVPLHFLAYDGYLPFPVATYTESLDLLIEWGFPVNPRHERIPAGTPDRAERIRAFIEKERTERATLDYQIDGLVFKVNELDVRDRLGYTGHHPRWAIAYKFEAPQAVTELVRIDVQVGRTGRVTPVARLKPVELSGSTISNVTLHNEDYVQALELAPGDLVAISKRGDVIPAIEKVVEKNEEGVPVWRMPEHCPECSSRLERRGAHHFCPNRSCPAVITGRLKFFVSPKQMDIRVLGNETIDFLVEKGYIRRIPDLYTFDYRRLLDEPGFGEKKINLIVQGIEESKRRPFSTVLVALGIPDVGPSVVETLIRGGITGIDRLLEIADRGDVDALTRLEGIGEKTARQLIETLRDPEWRKEIEELRKAGLSFEEERPEAVSGGPFEGQVWCVTGSFRHFTPRSRAEELISSLGGRVVSSVSSKTTHLLVGENPGSKLEKARSLGVQLVTEDQFIEMLKGAGVDPLG, encoded by the coding sequence ATGACCGAACAGGAAGCCAAGAAGGAGATCGACCGTCTCGTCGAGCTCCTCCAGCGTGCGGACTACGAGTACTACGTCCTCGGCCGCCCCCACCTCACGGATCAGGAGTACGACAGCCTCTTCGATCGCCTCAAAACTCTCGAGGCCCAATTCCCGCACCTCAAGCGAGCTGACTCACCCACCCAGCGTGTAGGTTCCGACCTCACCGTCGACTTCCCCGAAGTCGCACACACCATCCCGGTCCTGAGCCTCGACAAGGCCTACACCGAGACCGAAGTCCTCTCCTGGATCGAGAAGACAGAACGCGCCGCGGGACGACCCCTCGGATGTGTCATCGAAGAGAAGATCGATGGCGTCTCCCTCGTCCTCTACTACCGGGGCGGGATCCTCGACAGAGCCGTCACCCGCGGCAACGGAAGGGTGGGGAACGACATCACCCCCAACGCCAGGACCATCAGACAGATCCCCCTCCGCATCCCCGAGACCGGGGAGGTGGTCGTGCGCGGTGAGGTCTACCTCCCCCTCCAGTACTTCGACGAGATCAACGCCCGGATGGAAGTCCCCTACGCCAATCCACGCAACCTCGCAGGCGGCGTCCTGCGCAGGAAGAACAGCGCCGAAGTCGCCCGGGTACCCCTCCACTTCCTGGCCTACGACGGCTACCTCCCCTTCCCGGTCGCCACCTACACGGAGAGCCTCGACCTCCTCATCGAGTGGGGCTTTCCCGTCAACCCACGACACGAGCGCATCCCCGCCGGCACACCCGACCGGGCCGAGCGCATCCGCGCCTTCATCGAGAAGGAACGCACCGAGCGGGCGACCCTCGACTACCAGATCGACGGCCTCGTCTTCAAGGTGAACGAGCTCGACGTCCGGGACCGCCTCGGGTACACTGGCCACCACCCCCGGTGGGCCATCGCCTACAAGTTCGAGGCCCCCCAGGCCGTCACCGAGCTTGTGCGGATCGACGTCCAGGTGGGACGCACCGGCCGTGTGACCCCGGTCGCCAGGCTCAAGCCCGTGGAGCTCTCCGGCTCCACCATCTCCAACGTCACCCTCCACAACGAGGACTACGTCCAGGCCCTCGAACTCGCGCCCGGCGACCTCGTGGCCATCTCCAAACGCGGCGACGTGATCCCCGCCATCGAAAAGGTGGTGGAGAAGAACGAGGAGGGCGTACCGGTCTGGCGCATGCCCGAACACTGCCCCGAATGCAGCTCCCGTCTCGAACGAAGGGGTGCCCACCACTTCTGTCCCAACCGGTCGTGCCCTGCCGTGATCACGGGCAGGCTCAAGTTCTTCGTGAGCCCCAAGCAGATGGACATCCGCGTCCTGGGGAACGAGACCATCGACTTCCTGGTGGAGAAAGGCTACATCAGGCGTATCCCCGACCTCTACACCTTCGACTACCGGAGACTGCTGGACGAACCCGGCTTCGGAGAGAAGAAGATCAACCTGATCGTCCAGGGCATAGAGGAGAGCAAGCGACGGCCCTTCTCCACCGTGCTCGTGGCCCTCGGGATCCCCGATGTGGGACCGAGCGTGGTGGAGACCCTCATAAGGGGCGGCATCACGGGCATCGACCGGCTCCTGGAGATCGCGGACAGAGGCGACGTCGATGCCCTCACCCGCCTCGAAGGCATAGGGGAGAAGACCGCCCGGCAGCTCATAGAGACACTGCGGGACCCCGAGTGGCGGAAGGAGATCGAGGAACTCAGGAAGGCGGGCCTCTCCTTCGAGGAGGAGCGACCCGAAGCGGTCTCCGGCGGCCCCTTCGAAGGCCAGGTCTGGTGTGTGACGGGGAGCTTCCGGCACTTCACCCCCAGGAGCAGGGCAGAGGAGCTCATCTCCTCCCTCGGCGGCAGGGTGGTAAGCAGCGTCTCCTCCAAGACCACCCACCTCCTCGTGGGCGAAAACCCCGGCTCCAAGCTGGAGAAGGCCCGTTCCCTCGGGGTACAGCTCGTCACCGAAGACCAGTTCATCGAGATGCTCAAAGGCGCGGGAGTGGATCCACTCGGTTGA
- a CDS encoding polysaccharide biosynthesis protein, producing the protein MRKTTGSSRIYIIGAGLAGTAIAKEIQEKGIFGSVAAFLDDDPGKIGTKLMGVPVLGPIRDVLPVLGNRPHDEALIAMPGASRMVLKGIYEALKQAGFSRIRILPTISQILDGEAHLIQTKEIDPVDLLPREPLTINLSEALRYLRGKRVLITGAGGSIGSELARQLLFGGVQRLYLLGHGENSIYEIDRELRLLQKEGVGEKAAVVPIIGELQDRDFMFYILERLRADVVFHCAAHKHVPLMEANPVEAIKNNVFGTRNLVDAARAAGTQRFVFVSTDKAADPVSVYGCSKRIAEEIVLSGDGEVCAYMVVRFGNVLGSRGSIMPLFKEQILTGGPVTITTPGTTRFFMTIPEAASLILKAGGVTEKGALFVLDMGKPIRIQDLAEQMIRFYGFEPHRDIPIEYIGLRPGEKEHETLTAEDEELKPTPYPGILQVVRNGGANLPVERIVEELRPICFRVPGKEYLYRNREHLTEVLARYFSSYRVLVGRSA; encoded by the coding sequence ATGAGAAAGACGACGGGTTCATCGCGAATCTACATCATAGGCGCAGGGCTGGCCGGTACGGCCATTGCGAAGGAGATCCAGGAGAAGGGCATCTTCGGATCCGTGGCGGCTTTTCTGGATGACGACCCCGGGAAGATCGGCACGAAACTCATGGGGGTTCCGGTGCTGGGTCCCATACGAGACGTCCTGCCCGTCCTCGGCAATAGACCTCACGACGAGGCCCTCATCGCCATGCCGGGTGCCTCGCGCATGGTCCTCAAGGGGATCTACGAGGCCCTCAAGCAGGCCGGCTTCAGCCGCATCCGCATCCTCCCCACCATATCCCAGATCCTTGACGGCGAGGCACATCTCATCCAGACAAAGGAGATAGACCCCGTCGACCTCCTCCCCCGGGAGCCCCTCACCATCAATCTCTCCGAGGCCCTCAGGTACCTTCGGGGGAAGCGGGTCCTCATCACCGGGGCGGGGGGAAGCATCGGGAGCGAGCTCGCGCGCCAGCTCCTCTTCGGAGGGGTGCAGCGCCTCTACCTCCTCGGCCATGGGGAAAACAGCATCTACGAGATCGACCGGGAGCTCCGCCTCCTGCAGAAGGAAGGGGTCGGGGAGAAGGCCGCGGTGGTCCCCATCATCGGGGAGCTCCAGGACAGGGACTTCATGTTCTACATCCTCGAGCGCCTCAGGGCCGACGTGGTCTTCCACTGTGCTGCCCATAAGCACGTGCCGCTCATGGAGGCGAACCCGGTGGAGGCCATCAAGAACAATGTCTTCGGCACCAGGAACCTCGTGGATGCGGCCCGTGCCGCCGGGACGCAACGGTTCGTCTTCGTCTCCACCGACAAGGCGGCCGACCCGGTGAGCGTGTACGGCTGTTCGAAACGGATCGCCGAGGAGATCGTGCTCTCCGGCGATGGGGAGGTCTGTGCCTACATGGTGGTCAGGTTCGGCAATGTACTCGGATCCCGGGGGAGCATCATGCCGCTCTTCAAGGAACAGATCCTCACCGGAGGACCCGTGACCATCACCACCCCCGGCACCACCCGCTTCTTCATGACCATACCGGAAGCGGCATCCCTCATCCTCAAGGCGGGAGGGGTCACGGAGAAGGGCGCGCTCTTCGTCCTCGACATGGGAAAGCCCATCCGGATCCAGGACCTCGCCGAACAGATGATCAGATTCTACGGGTTCGAACCCCACCGTGACATCCCCATCGAGTACATCGGTCTTCGTCCTGGAGAGAAGGAACACGAAACCCTCACCGCAGAGGACGAGGAACTCAAGCCCACCCCCTATCCCGGGATCCTCCAGGTGGTGAGGAACGGCGGGGCGAACCTCCCGGTGGAGAGGATCGTCGAGGAGCTCCGGCCCATCTGTTTCCGGGTACCGGGAAAGGAGTACCTCTACCGGAACAGGGAGCACCTCACGGAGGTACTCGCGAGATACTTTTCCTCCTATCGGGTGCTGGTGGGGCGTTCGGCATGA
- a CDS encoding SPOR domain-containing protein: MDRKTLLLMIFIGGFAWTSVASQNVWQGTATVSRYGDFPAGGYYAASNAFPPNTLVEVTNLENSATITVIVTQPLKEEGLLLLLSGDAARALGIPSGTIARVRAVEKSRVTAGTASGGAGITSDIDFNPGATIPESALRPTPTPTPVTPLPTPRLQPGSVPLTASLLEPSPPAPVPTTPSTPAPTPTPAPEPVRTEPTPAATLAPTPAPAPTPTPAPEPARTEPTAPPTPTPTPTPTVPVLTPTTPPTEPLLAQLSSRTPSKPLRLPPRTENPFLFLTEPETTLDLSEAEIELLEEPEPPAEVTTSTPQPTPTPQPTPTPAPTPTPASAPSPLIALTPPRPLTPTPTPTPTPTPIPLDDPPPVPSPQLAPEPPHAPSLAFAPPLLEPAAPARDEALVETLTPPTIPDTALVVPQEEPTLAEAPPTPTPTPIPPEGEVELALVPAEERPPVAPTPSPEEEAIERIIEQLPPAPTPTPTPAPVVSETSLPLVDSLDPGAYYLQIGAFRRPQTALHLVQRIRATYPVVAYPSVGPEGTTLYRILVGPLSEDESGTLLYWFKAQGFRDAFIQRGR; this comes from the coding sequence ATGGATCGGAAAACCCTGCTCCTCATGATATTCATAGGCGGTTTCGCGTGGACGAGCGTGGCCTCCCAGAACGTGTGGCAGGGGACCGCCACCGTCTCGCGGTACGGCGACTTCCCCGCCGGCGGGTACTACGCTGCATCGAACGCGTTTCCGCCCAACACCTTGGTCGAGGTGACCAACCTCGAGAACAGTGCCACGATCACCGTGATCGTGACCCAGCCCTTGAAAGAGGAAGGACTCCTCCTCCTCCTCTCCGGGGATGCGGCCCGCGCCCTGGGCATCCCCTCGGGCACCATCGCCAGGGTGAGGGCGGTGGAGAAGTCCAGGGTCACGGCGGGTACAGCATCCGGAGGAGCAGGAATCACGTCCGACATCGATTTCAATCCCGGAGCCACCATCCCCGAGAGCGCCCTCAGGCCCACCCCCACCCCCACCCCCGTCACCCCTCTCCCCACCCCGCGCCTCCAACCCGGCTCCGTCCCCCTCACCGCCTCCCTCCTCGAGCCCTCCCCACCCGCACCGGTCCCCACCACGCCCTCCACCCCCGCACCGACCCCCACCCCCGCCCCCGAACCCGTCCGCACCGAACCCACACCGGCCGCCACCCTCGCCCCCACACCCGCGCCGGCCCCCACCCCGACCCCCGCCCCCGAACCCGCCCGCACCGAACCCACCGCACCCCCCACCCCCACCCCCACCCCCACCCCCACCGTCCCCGTCCTCACCCCCACCACCCCCCCCACCGAACCCCTCCTCGCCCAGCTCTCCTCACGCACCCCCTCCAAACCCCTCCGACTCCCCCCCCGCACCGAGAACCCCTTCCTCTTCCTCACCGAACCCGAGACCACCCTCGACCTCTCCGAAGCCGAGATCGAACTCCTTGAGGAACCCGAACCCCCTGCCGAGGTCACCACGAGCACGCCGCAACCCACCCCCACACCGCAGCCCACCCCGACCCCTGCCCCCACCCCGACACCCGCATCCGCACCGAGCCCCCTCATCGCCCTCACCCCGCCCCGGCCCCTCACCCCCACCCCCACCCCCACCCCCACCCCCACCCCCATCCCCCTCGACGACCCGCCTCCCGTCCCGTCCCCTCAGCTCGCACCCGAACCACCCCATGCCCCCTCCCTCGCCTTTGCCCCACCCCTCCTCGAACCTGCCGCACCCGCACGCGATGAGGCCCTCGTGGAGACCCTCACCCCCCCCACCATACCCGACACCGCCCTCGTCGTCCCCCAGGAAGAACCCACCCTGGCCGAGGCCCCACCCACTCCCACCCCCACCCCGATCCCCCCTGAAGGAGAGGTGGAACTGGCCCTCGTTCCCGCCGAGGAACGCCCCCCCGTCGCCCCTACCCCGAGTCCCGAGGAAGAGGCCATCGAGCGCATCATCGAGCAGCTCCCCCCCGCCCCCACACCCACCCCCACACCCGCCCCTGTGGTGTCCGAGACCAGTCTTCCCCTTGTCGATTCCCTCGATCCAGGTGCATATTACCTCCAGATAGGGGCCTTTCGACGCCCCCAGACAGCCCTGCACCTGGTACAGAGGATCCGCGCCACCTATCCGGTGGTCGCCTATCCCTCAGTGGGGCCGGAAGGCACGACCCTCTACCGCATCCTCGTCGGCCCATTAAGCGAGGACGAGAGCGGCACCCTCCTGTACTGGTTCAAGGCACAGGGCTTCAGAGACGCTTTCATCCAACGGGGGAGGTGA
- a CDS encoding carbohydrate ABC transporter permease: MTSVTTRYPSRERRTRLRDTLEGYAFISPWLVGFFAFTFFPILASLYFAFTDYDLLSPPVFTGLSNFRALLRDDLFWKSLGVTFQYAFVSVPLRLAFALAVAMLLNMNLRFVGFYRAVYYIPSLIGGSVAVAVLWRRIFMKDGIVNMILGSLGIHSEVSWIGNPRTALLTLILLAAWQFGSSMLIFLAGLKQIPRSYYEAAHIDGANPFQRFIHITIPQLTPLIFFNLVMQLINGFTIFTQAYIVGGPSGDPMNSTLVYALQLYKKAFEFYQMGYASAMAWVLLLIIAVFTALIFKSSYLWVHYEAKEG; encoded by the coding sequence ATGACATCCGTTACCACTCGGTATCCCTCACGGGAGAGAAGGACGCGCCTTCGCGACACCCTCGAAGGCTACGCCTTCATCTCCCCCTGGCTGGTGGGATTCTTCGCCTTCACCTTCTTCCCCATCCTCGCATCCCTCTACTTCGCCTTCACCGACTACGACCTCCTCTCGCCGCCCGTCTTCACCGGCCTTTCCAACTTCCGGGCCCTCCTCAGGGACGACCTCTTCTGGAAGTCCCTCGGGGTCACCTTTCAGTACGCCTTCGTCTCCGTGCCACTGAGGCTCGCCTTCGCCCTGGCGGTGGCGATGCTCCTCAACATGAACCTGAGATTCGTGGGGTTCTACCGGGCCGTGTACTACATCCCCTCGCTCATCGGGGGGAGCGTGGCCGTGGCGGTCCTCTGGCGACGGATCTTCATGAAGGACGGCATCGTCAACATGATCCTCGGCTCCCTGGGTATACACTCGGAGGTCTCCTGGATAGGAAACCCGAGGACCGCCCTCCTCACGCTCATCCTCCTCGCCGCCTGGCAGTTCGGATCCTCCATGCTCATCTTCCTCGCCGGCCTCAAGCAGATACCCCGGAGCTACTACGAGGCCGCACACATAGACGGCGCGAATCCCTTCCAGCGCTTCATACACATCACCATCCCCCAACTCACCCCTCTCATCTTCTTCAATCTGGTGATGCAGCTCATCAACGGCTTCACGATCTTCACCCAGGCCTACATAGTGGGAGGTCCCTCAGGGGATCCCATGAACAGCACCCTGGTCTACGCCCTTCAGCTCTACAAGAAGGCCTTCGAGTTCTATCAGATGGGATACGCATCCGCCATGGCATGGGTGCTCCTCCTCATCATCGCGGTCTTCACCGCGCTCATCTTCAAGTCTTCGTATCTCTGGGTGCACTATGAAGCGAAGGAGGGATAG
- a CDS encoding glycoside hydrolase family 88 protein codes for MDMTTIDTETLRDVIDRVVKRTMNVDFTWDWPAGVAFHGICRAWEATKKDEYLEALIRWVDEYLEVGLPPFTVNACAMGHTLLTLHEATGETRYMDLVMQKVRYLREEAPRFGEGVLQHTVSTKNDFPEQAWVDTLFMAAYFLLRVGVKLQDDEIIEDALSQYYWHEELLQDDTTNLFYHAWDNLSGTHLSGAFWGRGNAWAALTMAEALRLIDYTYPMFMQIDGALRDLLSALVRLQSEEGLWHTVLTDPSSYPETSASAGIAAALVLYGHPLHGKYVVRALKGILDNIGPDGSVRNVSAGTAVMRDVEAYKRIPKKRVQGWGQGLALVFLSSLLQQGKEHA; via the coding sequence ATGGACATGACGACGATCGATACAGAGACGCTGCGAGACGTCATCGACCGTGTGGTGAAGAGGACCATGAACGTGGACTTCACCTGGGACTGGCCCGCGGGAGTGGCCTTCCACGGGATCTGCAGGGCCTGGGAGGCCACGAAAAAGGACGAGTACCTCGAGGCCCTCATCCGGTGGGTGGACGAGTATCTCGAAGTGGGGCTCCCTCCCTTCACCGTGAACGCCTGCGCCATGGGCCACACCCTCCTCACCCTTCACGAAGCCACGGGCGAGACCCGGTACATGGACCTCGTGATGCAGAAGGTCCGCTACCTCAGGGAGGAGGCCCCCCGGTTCGGGGAGGGGGTGCTCCAACACACGGTGTCCACCAAGAACGACTTCCCGGAGCAGGCATGGGTGGACACCCTCTTCATGGCCGCCTACTTCCTCCTCCGGGTGGGGGTGAAGCTCCAGGACGATGAGATCATCGAGGACGCCCTCTCCCAGTACTACTGGCACGAGGAACTCCTCCAGGACGATACCACCAACCTCTTCTACCACGCCTGGGACAACCTCTCGGGGACCCATCTCTCAGGGGCCTTCTGGGGGAGGGGGAACGCCTGGGCCGCCCTCACCATGGCGGAGGCCCTCAGACTCATCGACTACACCTACCCCATGTTCATGCAGATCGACGGGGCCCTCAGGGACCTCCTGAGCGCCCTGGTGAGACTCCAATCCGAGGAAGGGCTCTGGCACACGGTGCTCACCGATCCTTCTTCCTACCCGGAGACGAGTGCCTCCGCGGGCATCGCCGCGGCCCTCGTGCTCTACGGCCACCCCCTCCACGGAAAGTATGTGGTACGCGCCCTGAAGGGCATACTCGACAACATAGGACCCGACGGTTCGGTGCGGAACGTCTCCGCCGGCACCGCGGTGATGAGGGACGTGGAGGCATACAAACGGATCCCGAAAAAACGTGTACAGGGATGGGGGCAGGGACTGGCCCTCGTCTTCCTCTCATCTCTACTTCAACAGGGAAAGGAGCACGCATGA
- a CDS encoding glucosidase, with the protein MSHIPQSLDIAYIGGGSRGWAWKLMADLALEPALTGRVRLYDIDQEAARLNERIGNRLSARPDVKGKWRYEVRTSLKEALEGVDVVIISIMPGTFKEMEVDVHAPEAFGIYQSVGDTTGPGGLFRALRTIPLYEEFAQAIETWAPAAWVINYTNPMAICVRTLYEVFPGVKAFGCCHEVFGTQELLASMAAHEGLVQDPPHRREIHINVLGLNHCTWIDRASFRDVDLLPMYRRFAERHREEGFETGGERTWENDYFTSAHKVKFDLFLRFGLIAAAGDRHLAEFFPASWYLKDPETVRSWKFSLTPVSWRVENQKSLEARARRLASGEEEVELAASGEEGVLMLKAIAGVEETVSNVNLPNRGQIANLPPDTVVETNALFRYDSVQPVQAGALPSSLLAFLASHAAQQETILRAGLQRDPELAFRAFCADPLAAHLSPSEAERLFSLMLERLTPSMPGW; encoded by the coding sequence ATGAGTCACATACCGCAATCGCTCGACATCGCCTACATAGGAGGGGGATCACGCGGGTGGGCGTGGAAGCTCATGGCGGATCTCGCACTCGAACCCGCCCTCACCGGGAGGGTCCGCCTCTACGACATCGATCAGGAGGCGGCGCGCCTCAACGAACGGATCGGCAACCGACTCTCCGCCCGGCCCGATGTGAAGGGGAAGTGGCGCTACGAGGTCAGGACGAGCCTCAAGGAGGCGCTCGAGGGTGTGGATGTGGTGATCATCTCCATCATGCCCGGCACCTTCAAGGAGATGGAGGTGGATGTCCATGCGCCCGAGGCCTTCGGGATCTACCAGTCGGTGGGTGACACCACGGGACCGGGCGGCCTGTTCAGGGCCCTGAGGACCATTCCCCTCTACGAGGAATTCGCACAGGCCATCGAGACATGGGCGCCGGCGGCATGGGTGATCAACTACACCAATCCCATGGCGATCTGCGTCAGGACCCTCTACGAGGTCTTTCCGGGGGTGAAGGCCTTCGGATGCTGTCATGAGGTCTTCGGGACCCAGGAGCTCCTCGCCTCGATGGCGGCCCACGAGGGGCTCGTCCAGGATCCTCCGCACCGGAGGGAGATCCACATCAATGTCCTGGGGCTGAACCACTGTACGTGGATCGACAGGGCTTCGTTCCGGGACGTGGATCTCCTCCCGATGTACCGGCGCTTCGCGGAGCGTCACAGGGAGGAGGGGTTCGAGACAGGGGGCGAACGCACCTGGGAGAACGACTACTTCACGAGCGCCCACAAGGTGAAGTTCGACCTCTTCCTGCGGTTCGGACTCATCGCGGCGGCAGGGGACAGGCACCTCGCGGAGTTCTTCCCCGCATCCTGGTACCTGAAGGACCCCGAGACCGTGCGCTCCTGGAAGTTCAGTCTCACCCCGGTCTCCTGGCGGGTTGAGAATCAGAAGTCGCTCGAGGCGCGGGCGCGGAGGCTCGCCTCCGGCGAGGAAGAGGTAGAGCTCGCAGCCTCGGGAGAGGAAGGGGTCCTCATGCTGAAGGCCATCGCAGGGGTGGAGGAGACGGTGAGCAACGTGAACCTTCCCAACCGAGGACAGATCGCCAATCTCCCGCCGGACACGGTGGTGGAGACCAACGCCCTCTTCAGGTACGACTCGGTCCAGCCCGTCCAGGCCGGGGCCCTTCCCTCCTCCCTCCTGGCCTTCCTCGCCTCCCATGCAGCCCAGCAGGAGACCATCCTCAGGGCCGGTCTCCAACGAGATCCCGAACTCGCCTTCAGGGCCTTCTGCGCAGACCCGCTCGCGGCACACCTCTCCCCGAGCGAGGCCGAGAGGCTCTTCTCACTCATGCTCGAGCGGCTCACACCCTCGATGCCCGGCTGGTGA